Proteins encoded in a region of the Apostichopus japonicus isolate 1M-3 chromosome 19, ASM3797524v1, whole genome shotgun sequence genome:
- the LOC139960391 gene encoding uncharacterized protein, whose translation MAFYLKERRKEQQESVSLLFANDDILSLRGTDDIADEELGGGGGGGGGGGGGGGGGGGRGRGRGRGGEDEDEDEELDKPRLPIPTTVWLIMKITCVFFQNKLAVPRECFRCHILERNKSISGSSTNEWNGCLNGDRYDYSTSERTNHYDVMQSENCTACDSYWWDYNGRVCRYADTDIGVGTWNHRGSWVVSVLLLFSISVNNAYEVITFAHFNRENTYFLVNLLSFFIFMTILSLYPIMSLYSKITTVVTQGRISRAQISWTRTLNVRYILCRLQFIEFRRGLPGKKMLLICFAWPMELFLHRFLIYSPIHICPKREGFHFSKFQTLIVTLLSMIVWTNFQYLLFLCRISFMRQFQLVQTFVKNHQGDLDGCRQMIWTVVCDFNCYRKFVYVYMMLMLPFVTWGITTSVCMQYKQGEEDIPCNNILWMIWSEHFMFLSLSLSAVGGLDVSYMWDHFRHNILTTTHTNDTAHFWRKINHHLDHMCLESCSITWTMALSFISSYMAVYSTGLQNT comes from the exons ATGGCGTTCTATTTGAAGGAAAGACGTAAAGAACAACAAGAAAGTGTGTCTTTATTGTTCGCAAATGACGATATCTTGTCCCTTCGAGGAACAGACGACATAGCAGACGAAGAActtggaggaggaggaggaggaggaggaggaggaggaggaggaggaggaggaggaggaggaagaggaagaggaagaggaagaggaggagaagatgaagatgaagatgaagaattAGACAAGCCTAGATTGCCAATTCCGACCACCGTCTGGTTGATTATGAAGATAACTTGTgtattttttcaaaacaaactaGCCGTTCCAAGAGAGTGTTTCAGATGTCACATACTCGAACGAAACAAATCA ATTAGTGGAAGTTCGACTAATGAATGGAATGGTTGCCTAAATGGAGACAGATATGATTACTCGACTAGTGAAAGGACAAACCATTATGACGTAATGCAGTCTGAAAACTGTACAGCGTGTGACAGCTACTGGTGGGATTATAATGGGAGAGTATGCCGGTATGCAGATACAGATATAG GTGTTGGAACCTGGAATCACCGTGGCAGCTGGGTTGTATCTGTGCTTCTACTCTTTAGCATCTCTGTCAATAACGCCTACGAAGTCATCACGTTTGCTCATTTTAATCGGGAGAATACGTACTTTCTCGTCAACTTGTTATCTTTCTTCATCTTCATGACGATATTATCCCTCTATCCGATCATGAGTTTGTATTCGAAGATTACGACAGTAGTAACGCAAGGGAGGATTTCTCGAGCTCAAATATCATGGACAAGAACTCTCAATGTCCGTTACATTTTATGCCGTCTACAATTCATAGAATTTCGGAGAG GATTACCTGGAAAGAAAATGCTGTTGATTTGCTTTGCTTGGCCAATGGAATTGTTTCTTCATCGATTTCTAATATATTCTCCTATCCACATATGTCCAAAACGTGAGGGTTTCCACTTTTCCAAATTCCAGACATTGATAGTAACCCTTCTTTCTATGATCGTTTGGACTAATTTTCAATACCTCTTGTTTTTGTGTCGCATCTCATTCATGCGTCAATTTCAACTTGTGCAAACCTTCGTTAAGAATCATCAGGGGGATTTGGACGGATGCCGCCAAATGATATGGACCGTTGTGTGCGACTTTAATTGCTATAGAAAGTTTGTCTACGTGTATATGATGTTAATGTTACCGTTTGTTACATGGGGGATAACCACGTCCGTATGTATGCAGTACAAGCAAGGTGAAGAGGACATTCCTTGCAACAACATCTTATGGATGATTTGGTCGGAACATTTCATGTTTCTGAGTTTAAGTCTCTCCGCAGTTGGTGGTCTTGACGTGTCGTACATGTGGGACCATTTTCGCCACAATATCCTTACCACTACGCACACAAATGACACCGCACACTTTTGGCGTAAAATTAATCACCATCTGGATCACATGTGCTTGGAATCATGCAGCATTACATGGACAATGGCATTGTCATTCATCAGTTCCTACATGGCAGTCTATAGCACTGGTCTGCAAAATACATAG
- the LOC139960344 gene encoding uncharacterized protein, which yields MAFYLKERRKEQQESASLLFANDDILSLRGTDDIADEELGGGGGGGGGGGGGRGRGRGRGRGRGGEDEDEDEDEDEDEELDKPRLPIPTTVWLIMKITCVFFQNKLAVPRECFRCHILERNKSISGSSTNEWNGCLNGDRYDYSTSERTNHYDVMQSENCTACDSYWWDYNGRVCRYADTDIGVGTWNHRGSWVVSVLLLFSISVNNAYEVITFAHFNRENTYFLVNLLSFFIFMTILSLYPIMSLYSKITTVVTQGRISRAQISWTRTLNVRYILCRLQFIEFRRGLPGKKMLLICFAWPMELFLHRFLIYSPIHICPKREGFHFSKFQTLIVTLLSMIVWTNFQYLLFLCRISFMRQFQLVQTFVKNHQGDLDGCRQMIWTVVCDFNCYRKFVYVYMMLMLPFVTWGITTSVCMQYKQGEEDIPCNNILWMIWSEHFMFLSLSLSAVGGLDVSYMWDHFRHNILTTTHTNDTAHFWRKINHHLDHMCLESCSITWTMALSFISSYMAVYSTGLQNT from the exons ATGGCGTTCTATTTGAAGGAAAGACGTAAAGAACAACAAGAAAGTGCGTCTTTATTGTTCGCAAATGACGATATCTTGTCCCTTCGAGGAACAGACGACATAGCAGACGAAGAActtggaggaggaggaggaggaggaggaggaggaggaggaggaagaggaagaggaagaggaagaggaagaggaagaggaggagaagatgaagatgaagatgaagatgaagatgaagatgaagaattAGACAAGCCTAGATTGCCAATTCCGACCACCGTCTGGTTGATTATGAAGATAACTTGTgtattttttcaaaacaaactaGCCGTTCCAAGAGAGTGTTTCAGATGTCACATACTCGAACGAAACAAATCA ATTAGTGGAAGTTCGACTAATGAATGGAATGGTTGCCTAAATGGAGACAGATATGATTACTCGACTAGTGAAAGGACAAACCATTATGACGTAATGCAGTCTGAAAACTGTACAGCGTGTGACAGCTACTGGTGGGATTATAATGGGAGAGTATGCCGGTATGCAGATACAGATATAG GTGTTGGAACCTGGAATCACCGTGGCAGCTGGGTTGTATCTGTGCTTCTACTCTTTAGCATCTCTGTCAATAACGCCTACGAAGTCATCACGTTTGCTCATTTTAATCGGGAGAATACGTACTTTCTCGTCAACTTGTTATCTTTCTTCATCTTCATGACGATATTATCCCTCTATCCGATCATGAGTTTGTATTCGAAGATTACGACAGTAGTAACGCAAGGGAGGATTTCTCGAGCTCAAATATCATGGACAAGAACTCTCAATGTCCGTTACATTTTATGCCGTCTACAATTCATAGAATTTCGGAGAG GATTACCTGGAAAGAAAATGCTGTTGATTTGCTTTGCTTGGCCAATGGAATTGTTTCTTCATCGATTTCTAATATATTCTCCTATCCACATATGTCCAAAACGTGAGGGTTTCCACTTTTCCAAATTCCAGACATTGATAGTAACCCTTCTTTCTATGATCGTTTGGACTAATTTTCAATACCTCTTGTTCTTGTGTCGCATCTCATTCATGCGTCAATTTCAACTTGTGCAAACCTTCGTTAAGAATCATCAGGGGGATTTGGACGGATGCCGCCAAATGATATGGACCGTTGTGTGCGACTTTAATTGCTATAGAAAGTTTGTCTACGTGTATATGATGTTAATGTTACCGTTTGTTACATGGGGGATAACCACGTCCGTATGTATGCAGTACAAGCAAGGTGAAGAGGACATTCCTTGCAACAACATCTTATGGATGATTTGGTCGGAACATTTCATGTTTCTGAGTTTAAGTCTCTCCGCAGTTGGTGGTCTTGACGTGTCGTACATGTGGGACCATTTTCGCCACAATATCCTTACCACTACGCACACAAATGACACCGCACACTTTTGGCGTAAAATTAATCACCATCTGGATCACATGTGCTTGGAATCATGCAGCATTACATGGACAATGGCATTGTCATTCATCAGTTCCTACATGGCAGTCTATAGCACTGGTCTGCAAAATACATAG
- the LOC139960345 gene encoding glutathione S-transferase A1-like: MAETPKITYVRGRGLAEVSRLIFAAKDIEIDEEYITSKAEFEKLRTTGKLMFMQLPLVEIDGLCLIESQAQEHYLGQKYNMIGSNDKEMGNVYMLYTGARSFQMLCQPTWIIFHPEEKWDDCRKEAIKKARERYLPPYEKVLTENGTGFLVGSSVTIADCALFNILSYIDEGADYGNLLDEFPRCKSFVTTFSAIPGVKKYLDSPRRFPPPDKEYAAEALAILF; encoded by the exons ATGGCTGAAACTCCGAAAATCACTTACGTTCGTGGTCGCGGACTAGCTGAGGTGTCGAGACTTATTTTTGCCGCTAAGGATATCGAG ATTGATGAAGAATACATCACTTCTAAAGCTGAGTTTGAGAAACTCAGGACAA CTGGAAAGCTTATGTTCATGCAGCTCCCCTTGGTTGAAATTGATGGCCTGTGTCTCATAGAGTCACAAGCTCAAGAACATTACCTAGGCCAGAAGTACAACATGATAGGGAGCAACGACAAAGAAATGGGAAA TGTATACATGCTTTATACTGGGGCACGTTCATTCCAAATGTTGTGTCAACCGACTTGGATTATTTTTCATCCTGAAGAAAAATGGGATGACTGCCGTAAAGAGGCAATTAAGAAGGCGAGAGAACGATACCTCCCTCCCTATGAAAAG GTTCTTACGGAGAATGGGACTGGTTTTCTTGTCGGTAGCTCTGTTACAATAGCTGACTGTGCTTTGTTCAATATTCTATCGTACATAGATGAGGGGGCAGATTACGGTAATCTCTTGGATGAATTCCCACGTTGTAAA TCATTTGTGACAACATTTTCTGCCATTCCAGGGGTCAAGAAATACCTCGATAGCCCTCGGCGATTTCCACCTCCTGATAAGGAGTATGCAGCAGAGGCACTTGCAATTCTCTTTTAG